Proteins found in one Papio anubis isolate 15944 chromosome 13, Panubis1.0, whole genome shotgun sequence genomic segment:
- the HEMGN gene encoding hemogen gives MDLGKHQSHLKHHQTLDPHQEENHSSEVIGTWSLRNRERLRKRKAEVQEKETSQWLFGEQKKRKQQRTGKGNQRGRKRQQNTQLKVEPQSQIEKEIVEKELAPTEKKTEPLGSITKVFPSVASPQKVVPEEHFSEICEESIIHQENSSKYQEIAVQNHSETCQHVAEPEDLSPKMYQEISVLQDNSSKICQDMVEPEDNSPNACQVIAVIQDHPFKMYQDMDKREDLSPKMCQEAAVPKVLPCPTSEDTADLAGCSLQAYPKPDVPKGYILDTDQNPAEPEEYNETDQGKAEAEGFSPKTQEIAEPKDLSTKTHQESVEPKHLPHKTHKEIIVPKAPSHKTIQETPHSEDYSTEINQETPGSEKYSPETYQEIPGLEEYSPEIYQETPQLEEYSPEIYQETPGPEDLSTKTYKNKDVPKECFPEPYQETGGPQGQDPKAHQEDAKDVYTFPQETKEKPKEEPEIPAILNEIHPENDVYSYVLF, from the exons ATGGATTTGGGAAAGCACCAATCTCATTTGAAGCACCATCAGACACTTGATCCTCACCAAGAAGAGAACCATTCTTCAG AAGTCATTGGAACCTGGAGTTTGAGAAACAGAGAAcgacttagaaaaagaaaagctgaagtgCAAGAAAAGGAAACGTCACAATGGCTATTTGG agaacagaaaaaacGCAAGCAGCAgagaacaggaaaaggaaatcaaagaggcagaaagagacaACAAAATACACAATTGAAGGTGGAGCCTCAGTCACagatagaaaaggaaatagtGGAGAAAGAACTGGCACCTACAGAGAAAAAAACGGAGCCACTAGGGAGCATAACCAAAGTATTTCCTTCAGTAGCCTCCCCGCAAAAAGTTGTGCCTGAGGAACACTTTTCTGAAATATGTGAAGAAAGTATTATACATCAGGAGAATTCTTCCAAGTACCAAGAAATAGCAGTACAAAACCATTCTGAAACATGCCAACATGTGGCTGAACCTGAAGACCTCTCTCCTAAAATGTACCAAGAAATATCTGTActtcaagacaattcttccaaaaTATGCCAAGACATGGTGGAACCTGAAGACAACTCTCCTAATGCATGCCAAGTAATAGCTGTAATTCAAGACCATCCTTTCAAAATGTACCAAGATATGGATAAACGAGAAGATCTGTCTCCTAAAATGTGCCAAGAAGCTGCTGTACCCAAAGTCCTCCCTTGTCCAACATCTGAAGACACAGCTGATCTGGCAGGATGCTCCCTTCAAGCGTACCCCAAACCAGATGTGCCTAAAGGCTATATTCTTGACACAGACCAAAACCCAGCAGAACCAGAGGAATACAATGAAACAGATCAAGgaaaagctgaggcagaaggcttTTCTCCTAAAACACAAGAAATAGCCGAGCCTAAAGACCTTTCCACAAAAACACAccaagaatcagttgaacctaaACACCTTCCTCATAAAACACATAAAGAAATTATTGTGCCTAAAGCTCCCTCTCATAAAACAATCCAAGAAACACCTCATTCTGAAGACTATTCAACTGAAATAAACCAAGAAACACCTGGGTCTGAAAAGTATTCACCTGAAACGTATCAAGAAATACCTGGGCTTGAAGAATATTCACCTGAAATATACCAAGAAACACCCCAGCTTGAAGAATATTCACCTGAAATATACCAAGAAACCCCGGGGCCTGAAGACCTCTCTACTAAGACCTATAAAAATAAGGATGTGCCTAAAGAATGCTTTCCAGAACCATATCAAGAAACAGGTGGGCCCCAAGGCCAGGATCCTAAAGCACACCAGGAAGATGCTAAAGATGTTTATACTTTTCCTCAAG aaacaaaagaaaaacccaaagaaGAGCCAGAAATACCAGCAATTCTGAACGAGATTCATCCAGAAAATGATGTCTatagttatgttttgttttaa